GGAAGCCGATGAATGGAGAATTGTAGAGCCAGTGGACTGGCGATTACAAGTTGGAAAAATAGACAAGCTTTATGATACAGTGTTAACTGCAGAAACATCATCAATTCCGGTTTCAGAAAATGAATCTTCTCTGGAAAAATATGAACTTACTGATTCCCTGGCTGTGCATTTTAAAACTATTGATGCTTCAGGGAAAGTACTTGATGATGTGCTGATCGGGAAGAGCAGTAATTACAATGTAACGCCAGTCAGAAAGATTGATTCCAATAAGGTATATCTTTTGGAAACAAATATTGCTTACTCGTTGAAGCCCACTTTAGATTCCTGGCGTCGGCGTGAGATCGTAGAGATTGATCCAGAGCAGATCACTAAGTTCATGGTAGTTTCCGATGGTGCAACTTTTACCCTCACCCAATCTGATTCGTTGTGGCAATATGAAGATGAAAAGGAAAGCTTTACTGTAAAAGATGATAATGCTGCTCTCACAGCTATGAAAAGTTCATTTAATCGATTT
This is a stretch of genomic DNA from Candidatus Stygibacter australis. It encodes these proteins:
- a CDS encoding DUF4340 domain-containing protein; this translates as MNKKTSLYIIILIILVGIYLLTKIDTNKEKRFNFFTADSNSVARFEITAQEDTLYLAKEADEWRIVEPVDWRLQVGKIDKLYDTVLTAETSSIPVSENESSLEKYELTDSLAVHFKTIDASGKVLDDVLIGKSSNYNVTPVRKIDSNKVYLLETNIAYSLKPTLDSWRRREIVEIDPEQITKFMVVSDGATFTLTQSDSLWQYEDEKESFTVKDDNAALTAMKSSFNRFAATGFVDGEFDKYANALAIPVLELGIEMWDGSNYYFRYAPYEEKKYVVQLNNDTDALYLQSEGSMTKFQKTAADFKL